CGCTTTTATTTATTTACGTGCTAGGTGGTATTGCCGGAGGCGCGGGATTTCTTTTTTCTGACTCTCACGGAACGGTCCCGATGGTAGGGGCGAGTGCTTCGATCAGTGCACTTTTAGCTTTCTATTGTGTTGCCGAAACCCGAATAAGAGTTCGGTTTCTTTATTTTGTGTCTCCTATGCCCGGGCAATACGGTGCTATTTATTTGCCGACGCTTTTAATTGTGCCTTTATTTTTGGTCGTAGATTTGGCCAATTTGTGGGCAACCCCTGAGGGCTTGGGGAGTGGCGTGGCTTACGCGGCTCACCTCGGAGGAACGCTAATAGGCGCTTTGGCAGCCTTTGCTTATAGATGGAAGGCTCCTTCTTCGCTTCCAACAGCTCCGCAGATTTAGCTCTGTAATTAATATATACCCGTTGACACGAATATTACCGATAGGACACATTGTCCGCCAGAGGCTGAACATCACCCCCAACTAGAAATGGCGGACCTGAATGAAGCTAGCGAAGCTCATTAAGTCAGTGATTGTATTTACATCGTTATCTGTTTGTGTGGCCCAAGCGGCTCAACAACAAACCACTCGTGTCGTTCCCTATTACGGGGATGATTTCTACCGCGATTTGAAAGCGGGAGTTTCCAACGAAGATTTAGAAAACAGAATTAAATCTGTCTTGCGCAGTTTCCACGTGAAGCGTGCGAGCGGAAATGACTTGATCGTGAATTCTTGCATGCAAGCGCAAGGACAAGGTCGTTGTTACGCTCACACAGCGATTGGTTACAATGCTGCGAGAGTTTTTTTGATGGGGAACTATTACCTCATTAAAGACGGTAACAAAGGTTATGCGATTCGCGATGTTTATTGTGATAAAGACCGTCCCGTGAGTGATTTCCGCAGAGACTTCCCAGCACCTGGAACTATTCCTGATAATAAAGTGATTAACGTGGAGCATACATGGCCACAAAGTCACTTCACAAGAAGATTCCCGGACGAAGTGCAAAAGTCAGATCTTCATCACTTGTTTCCAACAGATTCACAAATCAATGCGATTCGCGGCAACAACATGTTCGGTGAAGTTTCTCATGATTTGATGGAGCTAAAATGCCCGGCGTCTCGTTTCGGTTTGGGTTCCGGTGGCTCTGATGAAGTTTTCGAACCGCCTCAAGATCATAAAGGAAATGTCGCTCGTGCGCTTTTCTATTTCTCTGTTCGTTACGATATGCCGATCAACCAGCTTGAAGAGGTCATCCTTCGCAAGTGGAACAAAGAAGATCCTGTCGATGCCGAAGAAATGAAAAGAAACGAAGAGATCTTCAAAGCTCAAGGTAACAGAAATCCATTCATCGATTTCCCAGAGCTTGCGGATCGTATCGCTGATTTCTAATTTCTGTTTTACATAATTAATTAGTTTTTGTTTAAAGCCTGCTGCGTAAGCGGGCTTTTTTTATCTTGAGTTCGTATTTACGAGTTAAAAACGTGCTTTTCTTGAAAATCTTAAAAAATCTGTAATAAGCCGCTTGCCATCGTGTTTTTGTTATGCTGCAATCATTTTTACGGGAGGGGTGATACCAAGGAAGGTATAGGGGAGCATGATGTTCTCACCTCTATTTTTAGATTATTGAGACCCACAGTGGAAACACTGTGGGTTTTTCTCTTTTGGGCGTTCTACTTTGCTTTTTCTGTTTTGCAACTAGGGTGGATGGCTTGGCCTGACCACTTGCCGTCGCTGCATGTGATGGTGTCGGAGATGCAGATTTCTCCCACAGGCACCGTTGGACTAAGATAACCTGTCGCTTTGCCGCCATCAGGAATAAATCCCAGCGGAGTCTCGCAACCTTTTCTTTCAATTTCAGTCACGGGATTTGTTTCAGCAGGCACAGCTTTGACGGCCGTGGGAGCGGCCCCACGATAAACTCTTTCTCCTTCACTCGGAGGCGGGGCTGCTTTAGGCAGAGTAGCTTCATCGGAATTTACGGTTGATGAGGTAGGTTGGCTTGAGCAACCGGCGATCAAAATCATGGTGATAAACAAGATTTTTTTCATAACCTTAGTTTCGGAAAACCAACTGTGTATTTCAAGTAAGATCTGGTTTTCCCTGAATTATTCGGTCTCGGGTCGAGCAATCTGTCTCAGATTGAGGCTCGCTGTTTGTAGTTAATATAAATTGCTTTAAGTTTATAAATGAATTTCCGATTTGTTAGGCATGAAAAATCTAATATTGTTGATTCTGTCTATGGCGGTCATCGCGTGCTCTAAAGAAGAAATCACTTTGCCATCTGCTGGTCAATTCGAGGGTGGAACTTGGTATGCAGATTGTTTTTCCAAAGATGGAGCTTATCAAAAACGCACAGCCAAGTTCGATGGCGGTTCTTACTCTCACTCAATGACAATTTATAGCGACGCTTCTTGTTCTGTTCAGCAAATAGAGACTGGAGAAACGGGGACTTATGTTATTGGTGGCCCAATATCAGAAGGTTCTCATTCTATAAAGTTGGATCTCACTATTGGGGCGCTTACCGTTAAACCTCTTAATACAACTGTGGAGGAAGTAACCTTCCTACCGTGGGTACAACTTACTATGATATCTACATGATCTATCCAATCACTCTGCCAGATGTGCCTGGTTATCCAGGCACAGGAAGTAAAGAAGGTGAAATGAGTTTTGGATATAACGACGCAACTTATGACGGATCTACACCTGATAAACGTCCGACGGCAGTGACTTCTCCGAATTATCATCGGTGAGGTGAACGATTAAAAAACAAAAGCCAGCTCATCGAGCTGGCTTTTCATTTCGAAAATCGAATTTTCTAAAAAACTATTCTTCCGCTGGAGCGAAACCGCGACGAAGAGTATTTTCAGTCACTGCTGCTGGTTCCATGTATTGTTTGATGTAATCAGGGCCGCCGGTTTTTGAACCGATGCCTGACATTTTAAACCCACCAAATGGATGACGATCGACCATGGCACCTGTGATACCACGGTTGATATACAAATTACCCACTTCGAATTCTTCTTTCACGCGAGCGATGTTTGCAGGGGAGCGAGAGAACACGCCACCTGTCAATGCATACTCTGTGCTATTCGCGATTTCCAAAGCGTGATCCAAGTTTTTCGCGCGGATCACAGCTACAACTGGGCCGAAGATTTCTTGTTGAGCCAGTTTTGAATCACCTGGAACATCACCAAAGATTGTTGGCGGAACGAAGAAGCCGTTTGTTGGCGCTTGGCCTTTGAACAACAGCTTATTCGTTTTTTCTGTCTCAGCAATCGTATTCAGAATACGTTCATAAGCTTCTTTATCAACAACCGGTCCCATGTAAGCTTTTGGATTTTCAGCAGACATGACTTCGATAGATCTTGCTGCTTCCACCAAACGATCTGTGAAACGATCGTAAACTTCATCAAGAACGATCACGCGGCTTGCCGCAGAACATTTCTGGCCAGAGAAACCAAACGCCGAGTAAAGAACTCCATCCACCGCTTCATCAAGATCCGCATCGTTATCGATGATCACGGCGTTTTTGCCGCCCATTTCGATAATGCATCTTTTCACGTGTTGTTGTCCTGGTTGAACAACAGAAGCGCGATTTAGGATGTGCAAGCCGACTGCTTTAGAACCTGTGAAGGCAATTGTTGTCGTGTATTTGTGGTTCACAATGTATTCACCAACTTCTTCGCCGAATCCAGGAAGGAAGTTGATCACACCTGCTGGGAAGCCAGCTTCTTGAACCATCTTCATCAGGCCCCAAGCAACCACGGAAGATTGCTCTGCAGGTTTCATCACAACAGTGTTTCCTGTTACAGCCGCTGCCGTCACCATGCCTGCAAGGATCGCCAGAGGGAAGTTCCAAGGAGCGATCACCGCCACAACACCGCGAGGTTTGTAGATGTAGTGAGAAAGTTCACCAGGAAGGCCACCCACGCGAAGTGGTTTTTGAAGATTGCGCATATCGCGAGCGTAGTAACGACAGAAGTCGATCGCTTCACAGATATCACCATCAGCTTCCGCCCATGGTTTACCCACTTCAAGAACTTGAGTTGCGATTAATTTGAAACGATCACGAACCATGATGTCAGCGAGTTTATCAACAAGAGCTGCGCGTTCTTCCGCAGGAACATTTTTCCAAGTTTTGAAAGCGGTTTGAGCCGCTTGCATAGCTTGTTCAGCTTGCTCCACATTCGCCATGCTGATCTTACCGACAACTTGTGAGCTTTCAGATGGGTTCACGCGGTCAAAGATTTTCTCAGAACGAATTTCTTTGTTGTTGATCATCAAAGGCACATTCACTGGAAGAGCGGCACGAGCCTCCGCCAATGCTTTCAACATTTTTTCGCGATCCGCTTTCACTGCGAAATCCAAAAGAGGTTCGTTATAGAACTTGCCTGGTTTTTTTGGAATCACAGGAGACGTTGGAGTCAAACCTTGCGCTGGGTCTTTTAACAGCTCAGCTGTGGTTTTGTTATCCGCGAATTTTCCACGAAGCCAAGATTCATTCGAAGAGTTTTCAAGCAAACGACGAACAAGATACGCCATGCCTGGGATGAGTTCTCCGACAGGAGCGTATTCACGCATGCGGTAACCCATGTCGACCAAAGTTTTCTTGATCGGCTCAGCCATTCCGTAAAGCATTTGGAATTCCAAAGCTTCTTTCGGGATGTTTAATTTTTCTGCGTAAACCATGCACGCTGCGATTGTTCTTACGTTGTGAGACGCAAAAGCAGGGCGGATGTACTTGATATTTTCAAGGAAGTATTTTGCGCACAATTCGTAGTTTGCATCTGATTCTGCTTTGTTTGTGTAAACAGGAACAGGCCAGCCACGTTGTTCAGCCTCGATAGTTTCGTAATCCCAGTAGGCTCCTTTTACAAGACGAACCCAGAACGGAGTGCCGCGAGTTTTTGCAAACTCAGTCAACATCTTGACGTCTTCAAAAGAATCGCGAAGGTAAGCTTGGATCACAACGCCAAAGAATTTATAATTTTTAAATTCAGGTTCGTTGATAAGTTCTGTGAACACTTCCAAAGTCAAATGTTTGACAGAGTATTGTTCCATATCCAGATTGATGAAGACACCTTTTTGCATTCCAAGACGGAACACAGGACGCATACGATCTTTCAGGATTTTCTTAGTTTCATCCCAAGCAAGATCTTTGATTTGCGAGTAAAGCGCTGTCATTTTCACGGACACGTTTACTTTTGGCAGCGCACCTTCATGATCGCGATCGATTTGCGGAACTTCGTCCCACTTCTCAGCATCTTTAGCGAGCCAGTTTACAAGCTCCACGTATTTGTTTGTGTACTCTTGAGCTTCTTTCTCTGACAAAATCGCTTCACCCAAAATGTCGACTGTGAAAGTCATTTTGTTTTTGCGCGCTTTTTTCAAAACGGGAAGAGCTTCATCAGGATTTTCACCTGTGATGAACATTTGCGCCATGCCGACGACATTCTTTTTGATGGCACTCGCCATCAAGCCCGGAGCCAAGGAACCTAAGCCAAGACCGACGTTGAAAACCGGAGGAAGTTTTCCACCGTCTTCAGCAAAATATTCTTTCAAGTGACGAGCGACTTCATCACCGGAGTTGATGGAAGGAAGAACGTCCACGAAGCGGAACATGTTCGTTTTGAATTTTTCGTTTTTCATACTCCATTCCATGATGGAGCCATACCAGAAATCTTTAGAAAAAATGGAAGCCTTTGATTGGCTTTCCATGCGCTTCATAATCTCTTCGCCACGGGCGACGATTTGCGATTGGATGTCGTTCATATTTTTACCTCAAATGAGAGGCCGCATATTCGCTCTGCTAGGGAGAAAACTCAAGGACTTTGCTGGACTAAAGAGGGTGTGTAAAAACGGAATAACGATAAGCGTCAATTGGTGTGATTTAAGCCTAAAAAAGAATTAAATCACTTTCCAAGAATGCTTCGCCTTCGAGACGATCTCGGCTTCCAAAACATCGCCCTTTTTAAAAGGGCCGACCCCCGACGGGGTGCCCGTTAAAAGCAGATCGCCGGGCATCACCGGAAAGTGAAGGCGCACGAAATCCAAAAGCTGCTCCAGAGAGAATATCATTTGGGCGGTGTTGCCATGTTGGCGAACGTCGCCGTTAATTTTTAAAATAATCTCTAAGTTTTTTAACTCATCCAAGTCGTTCACTGGAAAAAAGCCAGAGAGCGGGCAGGAGTCTTTAAAACTTTTTGCCAAGGTCCAAGGATGTCCTTTGGACTTCAATTGATTTTGTTTGGCTCTGTCCGTGATATCAATAGCGATGCAGGCTTCATCAATTTGCAAATTGTCGTTAAAGCGAAGTGCGAGTTCCACTTCGTGATGAAGTTCATTCGTCCATGAGGGCATGTGAATTTCTTTCGCAGCGATGGAAGAAGTGCTTCCGGCTTTTAAAAAGATCATGGGTTCAGTCGGAACTTCATTGCCAAGTTCTTTGGCGTGCTCAGCGTAATTGCGGCCCACGGCCCAAATATTTTGAATCATAAAAGCACCTTTTTAAATTCAATGAATTCGTAAATTCCGTCTTTGTTCACATCAAAGCCGATGTACTGACAAGGACTCCAATGAGAAAATTCTGAATCCGAAAGATCTTTGTCGCTGGGAACAATGCTCATCGCTTCGACGACAAGATCATAGTGACTGCAAAGAAAAATCACGGCGTCTTTGTGTTCAGCGGCACTCTCAAACAGCTTTTCAATACGTGAGCGAAAATCAGTTAGTTTTTCATCGCTTTGTTGTTCAAGCAGGGACGTATTGATTTGCAAAGGCAAACTAAAATGCTGAGAGAGCGGACGAAACGTGCTGTGCGTGCGCTTTTTCGGAGAAACCCATAATTCTGTCGGCTTCGGCAATTCGTTTTTGAGCACCTTGTCGAGAACCTTCGAGGCCTGAGCGTGGCCCTCGGCGGTCAAATCAGGATCGCCGGAAAAGTCCATGGCTTTTTGTGCATGTCTAAAGAGATAGATCTTCATGATTTGGGTTCTCTCTGCTTGAAATTAACAGCCTGCTTTGTTACTTTGCGAAAGTAGTTTTCCATAGAGTGCAGGAGTTTGTCATGAGTAAAGAGCGTGTTCATCGTTTTGTTTCCAAAGATTTGACGGTGCGAATTGCCGCAGTGAACGCGACTGAAGTTGTTAAACATATGCAAGGTCTGCAAAATACATATCCTTTGGCGACGGTGGCCGTAGGACGCAGCATGGTAGGCGCTTTGCTGATGGCCGCGCAATTGAAAGACGGTCAAATGGTGGGCTTGCTCTTTAGGGGAAACGGCGCTTTGCAAAGCGTTTATGCGGAGGCTTCTTTCAATGGCCAGGTTCGTGGCTACACTCCGAATCCGCAGTATCAACCACCGAATTACGACAATGGTCTAAGCCTTAAAGAGGCGATCGGAAACGGCACCTTGAGTGTCGCTCGCCATCAACCTTTCCAAAAGCAACCGTTTCACGGAACGGTGGAGTTGGTGAGTGGTGAAATCGGGCAGGACATTGCTCACTATCTTCATCAGTCTCATCAAATCCGTTCGTTGGTGTCTTTAGGTGTTTACCTTGATACCTACGGAAAAGTTCAAGCCGCTGGCGGTGTTTTGATTGAAGTGATGCCGGGAGTTTCAGAAGCTGTTGTTGAGATGATTCAGCAAAACTATGAAGACTGGAAACCAAACATTTCACAAATGTTGCTCGATGGAGCTCAGCCTGTTGATTTGGTAAAACCATTTATGGCGGGCATTGATTTTACGGAAGTGGAACACAATCAAGAGATTGAATACTTCTGCCCATGTACAAAAGAGCGTGTTGTGCGCGCTCTTGAAACATTAGGCGAAGAAGAACTTCAAGATATGATCAATAAAAACGAAACGGCGGATGTTACTTGCCAAATCTGCGGTCGTCCTTACACAGTGACGATCCCTGAAATCCAAGATATCAAAGATCGTTTGCATAAAGAATCGCTTCACTAGAATTCGCTATCGAACATTCCAATGATGGCTTTTTGCCAGAAATGCACCTTTTGCTTTTCCGTGATCGGACGGGAAAGCTTGAGGTAGCTATTATAAATACTCGTCATTTTCTTCGTGAAAGCCGGGCTGTAAATCAAAGCGCCGTTTTCCATGTCATGAATGAAACTGCGCTTGTTTAAATTCACAGAACCAATGAAAGACATCTCATCATCAATCATCACAAGTTTTGAGTGCAGGATGATTTTAGGTTCGATGTATTCATAAATCTTGATTGAGTCTTTAAATTTATTCACGCCGTCTTTATTAACGGCACCTAAAATAAAGTCAGCCGTGTCACCTTCTAAATCCAAGCGTGTGATCAGCGTGATTTTTACGCCACGGTCAGCAGCGTTCTTTAAAGCTTCACCGACTTTTTTAAGAGGGCGGAAGTACGGCGTTGAAATCAAAATCTTTTTCGAAGCATGATTGATCAATTCCGCGTAATAGTCTTCAAGGTTGCGATTGTCTTTAAAAGGAATCGAAACATAGTGTCTGATCAGTGGGTGAGTGTCGGCATCAGCGAAGTATTGCGGATCAGGACGAGCGCTCGATGTGCTTTGTGCTGTTGTGGGACGCACATTGAACGTATCAGAGTCTTGCATCCAAAGAGCGTAATACTGAACGGCGAGCTTTTCTGCAAACGTCTTTGATTTAATTAAAAATTCAAAGTCGCGCCAGTGAACGAAAGACTCTTCACCTTTAGAGTAGTTCACTAAAGAAGGAAAACTTGTGAAGTTCGGTGCTGCCCTAAATAAGAAACCATCGTGAATATTACGTCCGCCAAGAACCACGCGGTTGGCCGAAGGGTCTGTCGAAGAAAGAGTGAGGAAGATTTTCACGTGATTTGTACGGTGAAACTCATGAAGCTTGCCACCACTTCTTGCGGCATTATCATAGCGATATTGAACGACCTTGATGTTGCCGTTCTCAGAAGCCATTTTTTCAAACATCGCTTGGTCTTTTTTAAGTGTAATAACATCTGAAATAAGAACACGCACTTGGGCGCCGTGATCGGCATGGTATTTCAGTAATCGCGCCAAAACGTTGCCGTAGAAATCACTGCGATAAACTAAATAAGAAACGAAAATCGCATCAAGTTTTGGCGCTTTGGACATATCCAAAGGCAGGAAGGGATTTTTCTCTGTAAGAAACTTCTGCGGCAGTCGTTGTCCCAAAAGCATTTCTACTTTGGCTTGCAATCCCTCTTCAGGATCTTCCAAAGTTGTTAAAGAGTCTGCGCTCAGAGGACAATTCATACTGGTGAAATTGGAGTTTAAGAAAAACTGCTGCGGTTTTGTAAGGCCTGCCGCCGAAGGAAACACGCAAGCTTCATAAGTGCGCGCGAGATTTTGCAAATACCCCAGCTTTTCTTTTTCCGTTTTTAGTTGGAATGTGTACTCTTTGCTTGTATCACCCCAAGGATTTTTGAACATCACATCGCAGCTTTTCACTTCCGCAGAAGGACGGAAGCGAACCTTTTGTCCATTGAGCTTGGCATCGTACCAGCTAAATTTCGCACTTTGGAAAGCACCATATTGGTCCGCCTTAAAGAGTCCTGTTTTTAGTGCAAAGGGACCATCACAGAGAATGCGTGCTTCAAAATATTTTTGCGCATCTCTTTGTTCATCATCATTACGTGTAACCGAAGAGCCCGCACGGGAATAAGTCTCATGACGTAAAAGAAGTTCGTAGCTTCCCGCATTGACGTTACCCATAGAAAAGAAACGAGGCTGGCCTGTGCCTTTGATGTAATAAGAAAGATCGCCTAAAGTCAGTTCTTCCTCTTTCACGCCCCATGTGGAGTGCATAGTGCTTGAGAAAGTGCGGGGAGTATCGCCATGGGCTGATTTTGCTGTGTAAGAGGAGGATTGTTCTTGGAAAACTTTCTTTTGCTCTTGAAGTTTTTGAACGGATTTAGAAAGAGAATCTTCCTTCTCGCGATCTTGCGCCTTTTGCGCACGCATCAGTTGATCTTCTTGGAGTTGCAGGTTCACTTCAGAGTCATAAAGTCTTACCAATGAAAGAGGCATGCTGTTGTCGATCAAGGAAGCAGGTTCCCTCTGAAACGTCTGACAAGAGCATAATAGAATCATTGGCAGAATGAGGGCAAAACCGGAATTTCTAAACATACATTCCTCCAGGAGTTCTCATCGGAATTTGCCCGAACTATTTTAGGCACTGTCAAAACTTTAGACACCCTGGACAGGGTTGTGGTGTCAATGGGCTAGGAGTGGGGTTTGCTTATTCTAAGGGTATGAATATATTCCGTTTTAAAACCTCTAAATCGATTCCCTTGATGTGGGTGTCACTCTTTTTAGGAATCAGTGCGATCGTTGCGATCCTAAGCTTTTCCTATGAGGTTTACACGGCGAAGTCTTCTGTTGAGCAATACGTCGGTATTTGGGAAGACGACATCGCCCAAGCTAAGATTTTTCAAGGCGACCAAACGCTGCAAAATAAAATTTTAAAACAGCTTAAAGAAGTTCATGCGGCTGTGGGAGCTACCGAAGTTCAAAATCCGGAAAAGCTTCAGTGTGTGTTTTCAACAGATGTTCCGATTACTTACAACTCTTTGCCATCGGGAAGCATGAGAGTTTGCTTTAACACTGTAGATTTGGCCGTGAAGGCGTTGCTGTCGCCGCTCTTTATGTTGGGAATTCTTTTAGGAATGATTTTCCTTGGTGTCGGTGTTCGTCGTGAATTCTTAAATCAATTGCACGAACAAAAACTTGAAGCTGAATTGGCTTTGAATAAAGAAATTGCCACGATCTCTCGCCAAGTGGCGCACGATATTCGCGGCCCGTTGATGGCGCTCACAACGCTGAGCCAGCTTTCTCATGAAATGGGTTCTGACAAGAAAGAATTATTGGATCTCGCTGTGGCTCGTATTCGTGGTATTGCGGAAGACCTTTTAACCAAAGGTAAAAAAGAAAAGAAAGAAGATGTCGTTGTCGTGAAGGACGCGGGTTCGGATCTTTCTAATTTGATGGAATCGTTGCTCAAAGAATATCGTTTTTCTCATCCTAAAGTGGACTTTACTTGGCATAAGCATATTCACTCGGAAAAAGCAGCAGTAAGCTTAGAATCAATTAAAATTCAAAGGGTCGTCAGTAATTTAATTAATAATTCCCTCGAAGCATTGCCGGAAAAAGAAGCTTCCATCAATATGACTTTGATGGAAAGACAAGAGCATTGGTTGTTGCAAATCATGGATAACGGCTGCGGGATTCCCGAAGAGATTTTACCTCGGTTGATGGAAGAGGGAGTCAGTCACGGCAAAGAAAACGGCCACGGCCTAGGCCTTTTTGACGCTCGTAAAACATTGCAATCCATCGGTGGAGAACTTCAAATCCGTTCCCGCGTCGGTGTCGGAACCCAAGTCGTTCTATTATTCCCGAAAAATTTAGAATCCGTTGCGCAGATTTCTTAGTTTAGAATTTCGAAGAAATCCAAATTATTGATCAAGCTTAATGCCCAAGACATTCTCAATAGTTTTTTCGTAGACGTCTTTTTTGCGCGCTTTAGCTGGGGTCGTTTCTTTTTTGCGAATCGTCCCAGATTCTTTCGGGAAAGAGACATAAAGATCGCGCTCATTATTTTTTGCCAGAAGCTCAAACTTATATTCAGTATCTTTGCAAATAGCCGTGAGGGAAACAGGGAGCTTCAACTCTTTAGAAGGGGTGATTTGAAGTTCACTGACATTCAAAGTCGTGATTTTGATTTTTAAATCTTTCTCTGCGGGATTTTCAATGTTTTCAATTGCGCAAGGAAACGTGACGAGCGTCGGTGTCTGGGCTTCTACACGAATTTGCGGAGTGAACGAAAATACCTGAGGCGAAGAGGAAAAAGTCATCTCTTGCACCAAAAGACCCCAAGGGTTTTCAAGTGTGCGTTCGGCATTTTGTAGTTTTAATTTTGAGGTGACATAAAGTTCGTTCTTTTGCAGTTCGCCTTTTTGTTGAGTTTCCTGATGAACTTGCAGGTAGGTGCCGGCCTCATAAGAGCCGTCGTCAAATTTCTTTAAACTTTTAAGCTGTCCTAGTTGAGAAAGATTCTTTTGTTGAATTTTTTCTCTGAGACGACTTACTTCGCGAACCCGCTCTTCGCTAAGTTTGGGTGCCATCAAGAATGCCAACGATGTTTGTGATTGCCAGAAGTTGTTAGAGTCATAGTTATAAAAACGATCCAAATACTGGCGAAGAAAAGTCATCTTCTCCATTTCACCAAGCTGGATGTTTTGCAGAGATTCTTTTCCTGCTTCCATGCTGATCGCAACAACACGGGGATTGCTTTTCAGTTTCCAATAGAGGTAACTGACAACAGATCCCCAGATGATACTAACAATCAGAAGCGCAGAAAGAATCTTAGTTTTCATCAGTCGTTCTTTTCAATTGGTAATATTTCAATCACGCGGTCACGGTGTGATTTTTTATTGGGACCTTCATCAACCCATTGATCCACTTTGTATAGTTTGATGCGGGCTCTGCCTTTTTGGAAATATTTTTTATCAGCAGGGCCAATGGTTTCTTTTTCTAAAACAGAAGGGCCGTTTTGGAAGAAATCAAGTTGAGCTTTCATCTTCTCGTTTTCAAGCTTCATCACTTCAAGATCTTTTTCATCATTAAAATAATAATTCGCAGCCACGGCCGTCACAACGCCGATAATTCCGCCCCAATAAAGGGCATGCAGTTCGGGACGTTCATCGCTGGGAGCTGTTCCGGCTCCGATCGCAGCACCGACACCGACGCCGACGGCGGTTGCTGCCAAACGGCTTTTTTGGTTGGTCGCACACGCTGAAACAAAGAAGCACAATCCAAGAAGCAAAATCTGTAATTTCATATAGACAATTCTAGGTTTAAAACAAGAGTCTTGCAAACTCTTACTTCATCATATGTTGGTACATCGGGAGATACATATCTTCGGAGGGATCGACTTCCAACTCGGAACGTTCAGGAAAATCCGTAAACTCGACAGGAGCATTTTGAATGATCGCCAAAGGACATTTTTCTGCGGCTTCGCCCATCATTAAAACGGCAGCGGCAGCTAGACTGTCTGTGAGATTGATTTTCGTCATCTTAAGAGGTCTGCCAAAAATATCCTTCTGCCCAATCATATTGCGCAGAGGATGAAAGCCCGCATAAGACAATGAAACTCCAACGACACCCAAACGCAAAGGTCCAGTGCGAGAGTCTGTTAGAATGATTCCTAACTCGCTAAGTCCCAAACGTTTCATCAAAGCTTGGCGTATTCTTTCGGCCGAGACATAGGGATCTTTCGGATAAACGATAT
This region of Bdellovibrio sp. BCCA genomic DNA includes:
- a CDS encoding phospholipase D-like domain-containing protein produces the protein MFRNSGFALILPMILLCSCQTFQREPASLIDNSMPLSLVRLYDSEVNLQLQEDQLMRAQKAQDREKEDSLSKSVQKLQEQKKVFQEQSSSYTAKSAHGDTPRTFSSTMHSTWGVKEEELTLGDLSYYIKGTGQPRFFSMGNVNAGSYELLLRHETYSRAGSSVTRNDDEQRDAQKYFEARILCDGPFALKTGLFKADQYGAFQSAKFSWYDAKLNGQKVRFRPSAEVKSCDVMFKNPWGDTSKEYTFQLKTEKEKLGYLQNLARTYEACVFPSAAGLTKPQQFFLNSNFTSMNCPLSADSLTTLEDPEEGLQAKVEMLLGQRLPQKFLTEKNPFLPLDMSKAPKLDAIFVSYLVYRSDFYGNVLARLLKYHADHGAQVRVLISDVITLKKDQAMFEKMASENGNIKVVQYRYDNAARSGGKLHEFHRTNHVKIFLTLSSTDPSANRVVLGGRNIHDGFLFRAAPNFTSFPSLVNYSKGEESFVHWRDFEFLIKSKTFAEKLAVQYYALWMQDSDTFNVRPTTAQSTSSARPDPQYFADADTHPLIRHYVSIPFKDNRNLEDYYAELINHASKKILISTPYFRPLKKVGEALKNAADRGVKITLITRLDLEGDTADFILGAVNKDGVNKFKDSIKIYEYIEPKIILHSKLVMIDDEMSFIGSVNLNKRSFIHDMENGALIYSPAFTKKMTSIYNSYLKLSRPITEKQKVHFWQKAIIGMFDSEF
- a CDS encoding sensor histidine kinase, translating into MNIFRFKTSKSIPLMWVSLFLGISAIVAILSFSYEVYTAKSSVEQYVGIWEDDIAQAKIFQGDQTLQNKILKQLKEVHAAVGATEVQNPEKLQCVFSTDVPITYNSLPSGSMRVCFNTVDLAVKALLSPLFMLGILLGMIFLGVGVRREFLNQLHEQKLEAELALNKEIATISRQVAHDIRGPLMALTTLSQLSHEMGSDKKELLDLAVARIRGIAEDLLTKGKKEKKEDVVVVKDAGSDLSNLMESLLKEYRFSHPKVDFTWHKHIHSEKAAVSLESIKIQRVVSNLINNSLEALPEKEASINMTLMERQEHWLLQIMDNGCGIPEEILPRLMEEGVSHGKENGHGLGLFDARKTLQSIGGELQIRSRVGVGTQVVLLFPKNLESVAQIS
- a CDS encoding coenzyme F420-0:L-glutamate ligase, translated to MTKSMMISPIQTSVFRQGDDLVEFILKHVDVSLLHEKAILAITSKIVSIDEGCLVPLSSIDKKDLIRREADHYLGEIGFGVSLTIKHGLLVAAAGIDESNSESGDYIVYPKDPYVSAERIRQALMKRLGLSELGIILTDSRTGPLRLGVVGVSLSYAGFHPLRNMIGQKDIFGRPLKMTKINLTDSLAAAAVLMMGEAAEKCPLAIIQNAPVEFTDFPERSELEVDPSEDMYLPMYQHMMK